The DNA region GCTGCCGCGTGCACCGTAGCGTCTGCGCCACGCGCGGTTGCGCTCGCGCTACCCGCCGCCGAGCCCGGGCCGCCGCTCGCCGCTCCCGCGTGCGCCGTAGCGTCCGCGCTGCCCGCGGTCGCGTCGCCGCGCGCCGTAGCGCCTGCGCTCATCAACGCGCCCGCGCCGCCCGTCGCGCCAGCACCGCGCGCCGTAGCGCCTGCGCTCATCAACGCGCCCGCGCCGCCCGTCGCGCCAGCGCCGCGCGCCGTAGCGCCTGCGTCGACCAACGCGCCAATGGCCGCCGCATCGCCCGTCTCGCCTGCGTTCATCAACGCGCCCGCGGCCGCCGCGCCGCCTGCCGACACCGTCGTCGCGTCCAACGCCGCCGCGCCCGCCGCCGCCGCCCCCTGCGTGTACGTCTCTGCGTCGCTGAGGGGGGCTGCGCCGTGGAGGCGCTTCTTTGCGCCTGCGATGGTGAAGCCGTCGCGGTAGAGGAGGTCGCGGACGCGGAGGAGGTTCTCTACGTCCTTGCGCGAGTAGACGCGTTGGCCCTTCGCGCTCTTCGTCGGGCGGATGCTGCGGAACTCGCGCTCCCAATAGCGGAGCACGTGCGGCTCGACGCCGACGAGCCCGGCCACCTCACCGATGCGGAAGAACAGCTTCGGCGGGAGTTCGCCCATCGCAGCGCTCGTCGCGGTCTTCGCCAACGTGGAGGCGCTTTACTCCTTCGTGATCTCGCTCGCAATGGGCGCGGCGGCGAGCGGCGTCGATCCGAGCGGCGAGCCGCCGTTCGCGTTCGAGGGCGAAGTCGCCGCCGACGACGTCGACGTGACCTTCGACGCGCCGTCGGTCGCACCAGGCGCGGAGGGAGCGGCGGGCGCGGTGGCCGCGGCGGCGCCGCCGCCCGAGTCGAGCGACTCGTCGTCGTCGTCCTCGTCGTCCTCGTCGTCGATGAGGCCGGCGTGCTTCGGGTTGAGCGCCTGCTTCAAGATCTGGCTCGCCTTGAAGGTGAGGACGCGACGCTCGCTGATCTTGATCGGGTCGCCCGTCTGCGGGTTGCGTCCGGGGCGTTGGCGCTTGTCGCGAAGGACGAAGTTGCCGAAGCCGCTGATCTTGATCTTCTCGCCGCGTCCGAGGGTCTCCTTCATCATCTCGAAGACCAGGTCGACGATGTCCGCCGACTCCTTCTTCGAGAATCCGCCGACCCTCGTGTACAGCGCCTGGACGATCTCAGCCTTGGTCATGATCGTCTCCACCCCCGACGGTGGGAAATTCCTGCGCCCACTCGCAGGTACCGGATAGTAAAGCGATAAAATCCGAGCGGCCACTCAAAAACGACCGGGTCCGGCGCGCGCTCCACGAACGGGGGCGCGCGCGGACCCGGGCGGTGAAAACCAAGCTCTTTCGAGAGCTTGGCTTCGTCCTTCAGGCCGCGAGCTCCTCCGACGGAGCCGGGGCGGCGGGGGCCACGCTGTCGGGCACGCTGTCCCGAGACGACGCGAGCGCGAGCGTCGCGGCACGGCGTCGCGCCGTCTGCTCGCTCGTCACGAGCGTCGCGACGTAGCCGTAGCCGAAGCAGAAGAGCATCGCGAACGGCGTCGCGAACCAGTGCCCCGTCTCGATCGACGCGACCACGCTCGCGAACGAGAAGAGGCAGAGGAAGATCTCCGTCATCGGGAGATCGGCGCGCATGCGGTACCGCGTCGAGTGACCGACGCCGTGCTTCGGCGTGCGGACGAACTCTCCCGCCATGCTGTTCAGGCCGGACCACACCGCGGTCGAGAGATGCGGCGCGAGCCCGGCGCCGAGCGCGAGGAGCATCGGCAGCGTCTTCAGCGCCTCGATGCGGGAGCGGCCCTGCGCGGCCTCCGCCATCATGTAGAACGCCGCGAGCGAGCCCGTCGTGCCGATGCAGAGCGGGAGGTCGACGAGGACCATCGTGCGCGCGTCCGTCGCCGGCATGAGGATGAGGGCGGGGAGGAGGAGCACCGAGAGGACGACCATGAGCGGGTACGCGAAGTGCGGCGTCAGGTGGAAGAACGCCTCCGCGCGCTGCGTGAGCGTGAGCGACGAATTCGTCATCACCTTCTTCATCAGCTTCCGCGACGTCTGCACGGTGCCCTTCGCCCAGCGGAACTGCTGCTGGCGGAGCGCGCTCACGTCCTCGGGGAGCTCGGCGGGCGTCACGACGTCGTCGCGGTAGACCGCCTTCCATCCCTTCATCTGCGCGCGGTACGAGAGGTCGAGGTCCTCCGTCAGCGTGTCGTGCTGCCAGCCGCCCGCGTCGGCGATCGCCGCCGCGCGCCACATGCCGCCCGTGCCCGAGAAGTTGAAGAGCCACCCCGCGCCGTAGCGCGCGCGGTTCTCGACGAGGTGATGCCCGTCGAGCATGAGCGCCTGCACGCGCGTGAGCAGCGAGAGCTCACGGTTCATGTGACCCCAGCGCGCCTGCACCATGCCGACCTTCGCGTCGTTCATGAAGTGCGGGACGAGGTCACGCAGGAACGACGTCTGCGGGACGAAGTCCGCGTCGAACAGCGCGACGAGCTCGCCCTTCGCGACCTTCAGCCCCGCGTCGAGCGCGCCGGCCTTGTAGCCCGTGCGATCGGTGCGGTGCAGATAGACGATGTCGAGCGGACCCTGCCAGCTCGCGGGCGTCCCGGCGGGCAGCGCCGGCGGGTTCTTGCGGAGCGACTCCACCTTCGCGCGCGCCATCTGCCGCGACTCGTCGGTCGAGTCGTCGAGCACCTGGATCTCGAGCTTGCTGCGCGGGTACGCCATCTTGGCGGTCTCCTCGAGCAGGCGATGCAGCACCGTCGCCTCGTTGAAGAGG from Labilithrix sp. includes:
- a CDS encoding MerR family transcriptional regulator; its protein translation is MGELPPKLFFRIGEVAGLVGVEPHVLRYWEREFRSIRPTKSAKGQRVYSRKDVENLLRVRDLLYRDGFTIAGAKKRLHGAAPLSDAETYTQGAAAAGAAALDATTVSAGGAAAAGALMNAGETGDAAAIGALVDAGATARGAGATGGAGALMSAGATARGAGATGGAGALMSAGATARGDATAGSADATAHAGAASGGPGSAAGSASATARGADATVHAAA
- a CDS encoding glycosyltransferase, which encodes MHVALCFAYFAVLLLLASYGLHRSHLVLTVLRFRKKLRAMKSAAEALPAGADPKTLPHVTIQLPLFNEATVLHRLLEETAKMAYPRSKLEIQVLDDSTDESRQMARAKVESLRKNPPALPAGTPASWQGPLDIVYLHRTDRTGYKAGALDAGLKVAKGELVALFDADFVPQTSFLRDLVPHFMNDAKVGMVQARWGHMNRELSLLTRVQALMLDGHHLVENRARYGAGWLFNFSGTGGMWRAAAIADAGGWQHDTLTEDLDLSYRAQMKGWKAVYRDDVVTPAELPEDVSALRQQQFRWAKGTVQTSRKLMKKVMTNSSLTLTQRAEAFFHLTPHFAYPLMVVLSVLLLPALILMPATDARTMVLVDLPLCIGTTGSLAAFYMMAEAAQGRSRIEALKTLPMLLALGAGLAPHLSTAVWSGLNSMAGEFVRTPKHGVGHSTRYRMRADLPMTEIFLCLFSFASVVASIETGHWFATPFAMLFCFGYGYVATLVTSEQTARRRAATLALASSRDSVPDSVAPAAPAPSEELAA